In Mangifera indica cultivar Alphonso chromosome 7, CATAS_Mindica_2.1, whole genome shotgun sequence, the genomic window TGActtgttcaaatcaaatcatgaatttgaaacCAATTAACTTAAATAAGATCCACCCCTAGTCAATTAAGAGTTAGAGACTGATTGGAATATAGAgatagagggaaaaaaaaaatgtcctaatttttaaaatattaagccTATAAGTCAAGGTGTCAAAGGATATGACTGTATATATTTTCAAGGGAAAATCTAGCAAGGATCTCTAGAATATAACGAGAGACGGAATATATATTGGTTTCTCTGGAATCTAACTTTGTCTATGAATTTGTAATCACGATGCAGGAactttttattagtttaaaactGGCACTGATGGATGATGTCAACGTTAATCTAGAAAAGGAATCACCAAGTCAACTGTGACATTTCATGAGAGGATCTCGCTCATTTATCGAAAGTTTAGCCCTACAATATTCTTCGAAAGCTCCACATTATTTCTTTACATGCTGTATTTTAATGACCAAGTTGAATGAATATCAATCTTAGACGAACACTGCAATTTTAATGTTACCACCTGCATTTTATGATTACAGTGAGGATAAAAATCAACAATACCCTGGGCATGACGTGTAGAGGATCGAGTAAGCTCTTAGCAATATAGAATGATCGTAGTCTGCACATAATTATGCTTTCAGATTGTGAAGGTGAGACAAGTGgaagtatttttataaattaattatgatagtAATATTGTTGAATTGTTGATTATGTTACCAGCATTATTCTGTTTGAAATGGCCGGTTATAGAATATTGATCTGAAATAAATTAgctctatatatatagatatataaggGAACAACAAAGATTCTAGCTATGCCTTCTGATTTATTCCCTGCCAGCCATCCaccatatataataatacatacgGTTTCAATTTCAAATGTTTAAGCAGTTGGAgattgtttataaatatattctgaTCACCGCATGCCTAGACAACACAACTAGCCATACAATAAGTAATAGGTAAaccctaattatttttttatttatgtattcttAATTATAATCATGTAACAGGGAATCTTCTATATCTTATTCAGTATGATGTTACTGCAAGAACAAATCATGAAGGTGACGCAAACCTTTGCATCAAAATTCAAATGGAAAATGTATTGAGAATTCATTAACTGAAACCTCACAAGGGTTAGTCCTTTGGTAAGCCAACATTGATTTGTAAGCCACGTTCAGGGCTGATTCCCTTGAGGTCAAATTATAAGGATTTTTCAAGGTTAACCCATTGATTAAGattggatttgagtcaaatcattAGGGTATTCTAACTCGAATTTAAATCGAGTCAACttgatttcatcaaatcttCGGAAAATTACAATTCTCTTATTACTTTTCATTAGTAACGATGACACatctattttctcttattaCAATTCATCTCCATCTCAAACAAGTTTGGATATAAATTGggctttttaaattaaaattgaacttAGCTTAGATCATTGTTCAATCTaacaattaaagagaaaaaacaaggaagtttaatctttaattatatattgtcatAAAAATTCGTAATTCTGTTGCAACTTTTGACTTGGTATATCAATTGAAccacttttattataaaaataggtAAATTATGCTCCCGGATTATGCGCCTCATTTGTAATTCTTATGTTTATATGATCGAAAGCATATACCTCAAgaatattaaacaattaattgtATTTGATCAATTGGTaacatattttatgtataatttaataaatataggtgaatttaaattaaaccgaACTTGATTTAGAGTTTTAGTTCAatcatttagtttaaattcggttcgtttacttttttaataatattgtttatttttcaattatatttatcttattgatattattattcatcTCATTAACAACCTTTTAATCAGtttgaattaagaatttttaaattagtattaaatttgaattgaccGGTTGAAATCAACCtgtagtgtttttttttttttctaagaagatcaaaataatatttgaataaacttGATAGCATGTGAACTTGTGGACAGCCATGTGCAAGAGTCAAGACTTATCAACTtgagaagaaataaataaatgaacaaaaccctaaattgaTTAATGTTTGTTTCGTTGAACAAACATTATTCAAACCTTTGACTTTTGACTACTGCATTTTCAGAATTTTAGATCccaaaaaaaattgactaaaaaCCAAACCTTTGTTTGTCAATTaccattaatatataattagatattaaattggccaaaggactatttctcacccaaactatgttgaacttcaaaaatttttttctgttagctttgaaaatatcatttatctaccTATAAtcgtttaaatctattaattttaagggtaaaatcattattttatatttaatattaaaaataaacttaaatatgatttcattctcccccccccctaaatttaaaaaactaacttttctctcctaagccaagtttgaaaatatcatatttcctcccctagggtttagtttcaaaactcaTTCACTTTCTCTGGTGCCATCGCCGGCCGTCTCTTtccccgacggtttctcttccaccgacgacccgtgccaactccaccccaacccaatCGGTGCTAAGAGACTTCTTTTGAGAAAtacaatcttttcaaacttgacttagagaataaaatgttagtttttaaatttttaagggggagagtttcattaaatttaaccgatcataggtgggtaaatggtattttcaaagttaacagagggaactttgagaattcaacatagtttggatggaaaatagtcctttggcctattaaattttcttaattagtGGGTAAATTTTGGATTATGCGTCAATTCTCATCCCATACTAGGGGAAGATCTAGAAAATAACGACGAAGTAAGCAtcgcaaaaaataaaaattaaaaaaaaataacaagaagAAGAGAACTTGGCCGCCAAACAACGAACAGGAATAACGTATAATCTTAGAAgtaattttgtaaatgaataaaTGTATCTTGCTTAGTAGCTATGAAATTATAATTCCTTATTGCCTAAGTTTTACTTGTTACCAAGACAAAATATATGGATGACGACAtgtataacaattaaaaaaatatagaccATTATTTTACCATTGGGTAGAATATCAAAGTTTAGCAAGAATTCGTTATGTCGAATCTTTCTTCAAATGGAATATATAATAGGAAACCTAATCTTTGAATGGCTACTCTTCAAAAGGAATATAATATGACCAGTACGATATTGCCAGCTTAAttatgtattaagaaatttaagGTTCGTTTCTCACGTttctatataatattaattatcttttacattattttcaagAGCAGAAGAACAAATTACCAAGGGTAAAAATTTATGGCGATTTATACTCTTCAACTACATTTAAATTCATTGAACAATTATCTAAGTAATGCTACATGGATTCCAGTCAGGTTTGAATAAGACTTAATTTTAAATCCActtaaatttagaataattagtTTGACATAAACTTCAattccttttattaatgaataatatcacttaaaaaaatttaaaaaaaaaaaatcggcAGTGAGACATCAATCTTACGCCTAACTAAtcttattcatatttttgttgatttatgaattgaaaatttgaagcttTGTTATTGTGATCTTGATTGATGTTGGCGTGGGAATAAAGGGTGATTCTGATCTCGTTCAGATTTAACATGAGCTGCTACGAAGAAGAAGCATGCAAGCAAAAGAAAGTCCAATagtatttttacaatttaatttgtatgtcttttttataatataggtcacttttttaatattattatatattttaacaataatattatttattttattaatagattatattatattaatttatgagatattattaatttaaatttcaggtCAGATTGAATCTTCAGTCCAATCATtcacaaataaaattagattagaattgaactaaatcaaactcaaactcaaattcagttcaatttatatataattgagtttaagtttgagctcTGATTCATCAAGCTTgactagttttaaaaaagtcaagtacgaattcagttcaaatcaaacttttaactaactcattattttaatataaattgattaaaataatatcgttttatatcaaaaattttaatttataaatttgatgatttaaatactctaaaatttaagtttaaaaatattaaatttttaagtttaaatttaatttattttaaactcatttaaatcgaatttaaatttaaatctgaGCAGATTCTATTCAAATTTACCCGTCCCTACGGTACAGAAATATTGAATGGATCACAgatgaagaaagagaagaaatataaaacaaaagctAGCCGACCCGCGTTGCTTTGAAACAAAACCCAAGgaataaatataaactaaagCCGCGTTGTTCTGAAAGTCGATTAAGAAACTACGGCCGTCTGATTTAACATGTCAGACTGACAAAACCTTTTGGCACGAGGAAAATTAACATAATCTTACACGTGTGTGCCCATTACTTTCTTTTAAGATCGGTCCCACACCAACTCTGTATGCGTGTTACGTAGCAAACATGGTTCACCAAATATTCCATATATCACTTTCCGTTTATTGTTAATTTCGTCAACAGGCTAATAAACAAGACTCCAGTTACCCAAGTTGAGTTCATACCCAATTCGAAAACATTAGACAGATATGGCTTCTTGTTTTATCAAAGTCAAGTTGAATTTGTTTTAGTTGATACCCTTTATGATCGGAGATCCATCTTGAGGTTTACAAATGAGTTGAAGCTTCTTTAACATACTTACAACGTGATCAAAGGAGAATTACCGTAGTTGTTACAATATAAAAGTTACAGTAAATAAACTGACTAAAAAAGTTGAGTAAATGGATTGATCTATGTCTAACTCTCCACCATTAACCACAGAATTCAGATTACAATAAtacaacaaataattatattacatttACGTCCCATTTTCgtgatacatatatatatatacatacatatctTATTGCTAGCTAGCTTGAGTTTCGTGGGCATCAATTAAGTAAAGCTTTTGTTTTTACTAGTATTTGCAACAAAAGGGTCAGCTTCAATTTGCTCATCCTCATCTGTGCTTGATTTGATTGGATGTTGGATTCTTTTGCTATCCATTTTGTTATTGGGAGATGGAGTAATTGTTTTcacattcaatttaaattttagtttattaatttcgAAATAGGGTTTATTTGGATTTAAACCAACCCTAAGAATTATGTTGAATCGCTTCGATGTAAATGAATATTAGCATACCAAATACAAACTATATTGAATTTGATGACATGATggtattatttttaactaattaaagtttttatggtataaataacataatcataattattaaataacataatcataattattaaattgtaatttatcttaatGTCTTAAAACGGCATCGCATAGAATGAAAATTTGTCTCTTAAATGCAAAAGCGCAAACTGGACAACAAAAACACCGAGAAGGGGCATATAAGTCATTTGACATCAGTTAATTAAAGAGTAAGAACTTCTTCGTTAAGCTTCACACGCACAGGAGGTCACGTGGACACACGAGTTCGTCCAGTCCAGTCCAGTCCACACACACAGACAACCGGTTAAACCGGAAAAACTATCCGCGTACGCAGTTGTGGACCCAATGACGGCCTCTTGAGCAATTAATGCCAACACCGCCCACGTTAATAACCGGCAAGTGGCGGTCAACTACAAATGGGAAAACTTCCAAATCCGAGCTGTTTTCCAAATACAAAGCCCAAGTCTTAATTCACACTCTTAAAAACTGCAAAAACAAGAGagcttgaagaagaagaagaatatctGGGTTTGGTTTATGAAAGTTGAATGGAGAAGAAAGGTGATGAAAATCGTACTGTGACGACGATGGCGAATTCGACATTTTCCGATGAGAATCCTGCGGCAAGTGGTTTTGTTTTACCAAACATCTTTGACACGTTGTCTTGTGAGGGAGATTATAAGTGGGGGTCCTCTTCTTTTGGGTTCTTGGATTTGCTTCAAGATTTTGGCGGGGGTAGTGAAGGGGTTTCTTTATTCGATTCTTTACAATACCCACCGATTAATTTGCAGCCACTACAAGACCAACAACATCTCCAGCAGCAGCAGCCACTCCCTTCTCCGGCCTCCTCCACTGTACCTGAATCTTCAGAGGTTTTGAACAATCCAACTACTCCAAACTCTTCATcgatctcttcttcttcaaatgaaggtaataataataaaggtgGGGATGAAGAAGAGCAGGAACAAGATAAGACTAAGAAACAGTAAGTGATCTTTCATTTCATGTGCGTACGCTCTATTGAGGGAAAAATTTTGAGGATGCATAAGTGTTTGTGTTGTGATTTATTGAGTGAAAGTTCGTGTTTTCATGCGGTAGGTTGAAACCCAAAAAGAAGAACCCAAAAAGGAAGAGAGAGCCTAGATTTGCGTTCATGACGAAGAGCGAGGTTGATCAATTAGACGACGGATACAGATGGAGAAAGTACGGCCAAAAAGCAGTGAAAAACAGTCCTCACCCAAGGTACCAAATTTTTACCCACCTGGTCCATGTTCCTTTTTGATTTGATAGCTTAAATTCTGTTCCTTTTTTGCTTGGAACAGAAGCTACTATCGTTGCACCAGTACAGGATGTGGTGTGAAAAAGCGAGTAGAGAGATTATCTGATGATCAAGCCATAGTTGTGACAACTTATGAAGGCCAACACACACACCCAAGGCCAATAACGCCTAGAGGAAACATTGGAATTTTGGCTTCAGATTCAACTCCTTTTGCTGCTACTTCTGCCTCATGTTTCCTTGTTCCACAGCCTCAATTTCTTCTAAATCATCAACATCATCCCTTTATATATACCTCCTCACCTTCTCTTAACATTACctctactactactactactccACCGGCTTCGTTGCTCAGAGACCACGGCCTTCTTCAGGACATGGTGCCATCGCAGATGCGCAATGGGCCAAATGAGAATAATTAGTGTTATGTATTCATTGATCTGATCTTATTTTACTGGTATGTATTTCTCTAACGTAACCCCCTTCACCATTTCAGATTGTGTCTCTTGGGAAATGACTAGTCCATGGAGGACTGGTTAATTTGTACTGGTGAATGTCTATGTTTATTCTTTCTTTGTATCTAGAGATATGAGACTAGCTACATATCCAGTCATGGAGTTAGTAAGTTTTCCtcattttgcctattttaactATTATcattagttattattattatctcttGTCTTGTGTTCTTCGTTCAGCTCTTCAATACTTTCTTAATATTCACCTTCGTTGGCCAGAAAAACCGATATGATAATCAgaattagggttagggtttgcTAGTATTGAGAAAAGTcggtttaaaattgttatatttttctctgTGTAAAATCCTTCGGATTACTTTATgggaaaaaagagaagaatCTAAGGATATGAACTTAGGAACTTGATACTACGATGGTGTGAAACCCTAAAAGTAGAAATGGTTTAAACGCGTTAAATGCGACATCTTGGAACATGCATGGATtttcaaactatatatatatatatatatatctcctgTGGGGAGGTAAGGTAGGGACTCCCAACCAAAAGGGTCAGAGTATGAAATTTATTAGAGGCATATAAGATTAAACTCTTATTTGTAACATGTTATAGGTATTATTACACTTAGGTTTTATCTTATTTAGTGTTAACGGTTTCCTTGTTATTGACTGTATTAGCTCAAATGTGTAAAATAATACAGGATGGTgagtgatattaaaaaaaaaaaaaattaggatagGTTGTGGTTGCTTTACGCATTGCTGATGGTATCTATGCGATTTCTTAGTCTTTGTTCATAGTTCTCTGCCTTTCGTGTGGAAATTTCAGTCACTTTGATTATCATACTACCCGTAGAAATGCAGCCTAGCGGTGGACTTGTTCTGAGTAGAGCCAAGTCTAATGCCCAATACAAGCTTGAACTCAATAAAGTTAGTATACAATATCATCAGAAAATCATCAATAAGAAAATAAGATCATCaaagaaataaacaatattgaatgagtcaatttcaaatcaaattaaaacttaaactcaaaatcGACTTTATTCAAACCAAGCCCTAAGTTGCATTTCAAATGCTATCTTTGCACACTACTACGTATCACATATATGCACATAGTTATGTTAAAAGAATCACGACATAATCTATAAAAGCTCCTTTCCAAAAAGTGGGCATGAGCTGTAGAAATCTAATCACAGAGAAAGATTACTTCAGTTTTAACCCATGATATGCTGCAGCCTCAAATAGATGGAAAGCTTCAAGGATTCACATTGACTAACTTGccaaaagaatataaatatgttCTGGAGAATCAGTGTCATCATCTCTCTGTCCCAAAAAATGTCTAATCACACCGTCTCCTCAACTTTCTCAATCTCCAAATCGTGTTAGACGTGTTGAAACTATTCCGATGCAACTTCTTGGAAATTATATACTTCTATACTTGCATGTATAGTCGTATAAAACACTATCAAAAGccataaataaatgttaacaCTTAATACAAGATAATaccataatttatttgtatttgttagtatccatcatttgtatatattatagtTAATTTATGAGTATATAATACTCTTAGAAATGTTGCACTTGTTCAATTATGTTGTAATCCCATTAGGCAGATCGGTAAAGGAATTAAGGGTGtattcaatcaaaataataacatgatagtctaaaatttttattattttaaaaagatgcatcatataatacaattcaaaagattaggtttttaatatataatataagctATCTGACTACCATAGCCTTGACATTGTGTTGGGAttttaatattaagattaaattcgatttgagtttgaattaaagatataacCCGTTTTCCTAAAACGAGCAAAGTTTCAATTAGTTCAAATCAATCTGAAGTAAAATTGTTTTCAAGAACTTAATTTGTTAatcttaaactaaatttttttaatataaatcgaattcaaattgagtttttttaaactcaaatcaattcGAATGTAACTCTATTAcctaattaatgatatattatatgtcacGTATCAGACAAGATAATTATGCTTGTATACAATATTGGGTGGGGTAATTTAATGGTGGCTACAATTTTagcattttatgattttaaaacgaaaaaaccctaataataaaatatagaaaagggAAGAGAATCCACCAACAGAATAAGGCTGCTCTGTATGCATAGCATTAGAAGAATCACTAGGCTTCTTTTTAtaatcaaacattcataattGGAAAATATATGGAATTAGATGATTTTAGTGTTGGATTCCAACAATGTCAAGTCAAGTCTAAATAAGACTCAATTCAGGACTGATTCAATTTTACAAGATTTAAGTTTAGATCAATGagttgaaattttaaacatggctcgaaaacaattttaattcagATTGAATGCATACCAACTTGAACTTTAATGTTCATATCGGTCtaacttgatttattttttgaaaacaattcCACTTCTAGACTTGAACCTAGACTTAATtattcagttcaaattcaaattcaaactcgaattgaatcCAAACTGTCCTTGATAGGCTTCTGCTCACCATGCTTTTGATGGGCCTAAAGCGTACAATAAGGTGAGCTTCAACGTGATTTACTATGAAGCTTCCAAGAATATGGACCATATACCCATTCACTAGTTTGGCAGTTGTTCATAGTAGTGAAATAACATATGATTGGAAGATCATACGGctgaattcaatttgagttggGCCTACAAGAGGACTAGCTTGAGATTAACTTAAATCTAAACAAGTTAGTTCAAAGAGTAATAACAagtatacacacttttaaatatacaatcaagtgtacaaataatgtattatcatataattaatattattttatgcataattcaaaatcatttaatcatataatgtcACATCacctatatatctaattatatacttaaacatgtatacacacaattttattgttagttCAAATTGGTTTAAAATCGACAAATTaagactaaaaaataatttaactttaaattcaatctaaattatttCAAACTTAATTGTTCGAATTGATTTGAACTCGACTTAGAATTTAAGCTAAGCCAAGCCTAAATGTACACTGGCTTGAGCtctatttgaattcataatttcaaacttaagctcgtttgaattaatcaaagaTGCCattgaaattttgtatattagAATCATAGTGTcatcgataaaataaataatattatcaataaaataaaaagtaaagtTGGTAGaagattcaaactgaactcTAGTCAATCTATTAAACTAGTTCAGTTCGCATCTAACCCTAATAAAGACTAGCaaagttttaattttcttaaggGCTAAAACCACATAAACGCATCAGACAAACGGCTGCATCTGTTTGTTTCTTGGCA contains:
- the LOC123220168 gene encoding probable WRKY transcription factor 48, translated to MEKKGDENRTVTTMANSTFSDENPAASGFVLPNIFDTLSCEGDYKWGSSSFGFLDLLQDFGGGSEGVSLFDSLQYPPINLQPLQDQQHLQQQQPLPSPASSTVPESSEVLNNPTTPNSSSISSSSNEGNNNKGGDEEEQEQDKTKKQLKPKKKNPKRKREPRFAFMTKSEVDQLDDGYRWRKYGQKAVKNSPHPRSYYRCTSTGCGVKKRVERLSDDQAIVVTTYEGQHTHPRPITPRGNIGILASDSTPFAATSASCFLVPQPQFLLNHQHHPFIYTSSPSLNITSTTTTTPPASLLRDHGLLQDMVPSQMRNGPNENN